A single window of Ovis canadensis isolate MfBH-ARS-UI-01 breed Bighorn chromosome 17, ARS-UI_OviCan_v2, whole genome shotgun sequence DNA harbors:
- the LOC138422740 gene encoding disintegrin and metalloproteinase domain-containing protein 1a-like — protein sequence MSVAASVRDSASILPSLWKRQVAMSEAIRALQTWAPHTKGLRLAPVPGLSCARLGILLFLVLISLPSLYGDLGSLHHSSYEIVIPKSLTVEGREDQVEKLSYVLFMQGQRQLIHLTVKRDYFVDNFPVFSYHNGILGQEMPPVSQDCHYEGYIEGVPGSFVSVNTCSGLRGLLIKEEKSYGVEPVHSSKRFEHVLYAMAHEARVSCGVTSKDSQVASTSRRPESGKPHSWQVPSDLWSHIKYVEMVVVVNNQRFQMWGSDVKQTVQRVMDIIALANSFTRGINIEVVLAGMEIWTEGDLTEVPVDLQVALRNFNSWRQENLFHRVKHDVAHMIVGQHPKEDTGQAFLSGACSSDFAAAVESFHHEDVLLFAALMVHELGHNLGIRHDHSACICKDRPFCLMHENITKGSGFSNCSSDFFHQFLWEHKGACLFNKPGHKGRLRRASRCGDGIVEGPEQCDCGSKCEMHPCCDTRCMLREHAECSDGLCCDKCRLRFKGFMCRAALGECDLPEYCNGSSGECPRDSYKLDGTVCDRIHYCAGGRCKNPDNQCMEIYGFPARSAPENCYVSMNTRGDRFGNCGTSSSPRLTYLKCAGDNIFCGKLICTNVREVPQIKPNHTLIQVAHNDGWCWSMDAYDTADIPDDGDAHTGTLCAPHKVCMNHLCTDHTSLGYSCETTELCNGKGVCNNFRHCHCEEGYAPPDCKDPGDGGSVDSGPPSTSIQLSSEGQSQKPKKRSDDIPGLGNLLFILPSILLVLLIIVMLFISLRTGIESVPTPGVSSEESSEESSSEVFIMELLPQGLSPEAPPPEGPPPDAPREEAPLPTGPLPEKPPQEAPPQEAPPEAAPPPEAPPAAAPPPEAPPAAAPPPEAPPAAAPPPEAPPPAAPPPEAPPPAAPPPEAPPPAAPPPEAPPPAAPPPEAPPPAAPPPEAPPPGQPAS from the exons ATGTCAGTGGCAGCGTCTGTGAGAGACTCTGCCTCTATACTGCCTTCTCTGTGGAAAAGGCAAGTGGCTATGTCTGAGGCTATCAGAGCGCTTCAAACTTGGGCTCCTCACACGAAGGGCTTGAGGCTGGCCCCGGTGCCAGGACTTTCATGTGCCAGGTTGGGGATCCTGTTGTTCTTGGTACTGATTTCTCTGCCAAGCCTGTACGGTGACCTGGGCTCACTACATCACTCTTCCTATGAAATAGTCATTCCCAAGAGTCTGACagtggaaggaagggaagacCAAGTGGAAAAGCTCTCCTACGTGCTATTTATGCAGGGCCAGAGGCAGCTGATTCACCTGACGGTGAAGAGAGACTATTTTGTGGATAACTTCCCGGTCTTCAGCTACCACAATGGCATCCTGGGGCAAGAAATGCCTCCCGTCTCACAGGACTGTCACTATGAAGGCTACATAGAAGGAGTCCCAGGTTCTTTTGTTTCTGTCAACACCTGTTCAGGCCTCAGGGGCCTCCTGATTAAGGAGGAAAAATCCTATGGCGTTGAGCCCGTGCACTCTTCCAAACGGTTTGAACACGTGTTGTACGCCATGGCCCACGAAGCTCGCGTCTCCTGTGGCGTCACGTCCAAAGACAGCCAAGTGGCGTCCACCAGCCGGCGACCGGAGAGCGGCAAGCCTCACAGCTGGCAGGTGCCATCCGACTTGTGGTCACATATCAAGTACGTGGAGATGGTTGTCGTGGTCAACAACCAGCGGTTCCAAATGTGGGGCAGTGACGTCAAGCAGACAGTCCAGAGAGTAATGGACATCATCGCTCTGGCCAACAGCTTCACAAGGGGAATAAACATAGAGGTGGTGCTGGCTGGAATGGAGATTTGGACTGAGGGGGACCTCACAGAGGTCCCCGTGGACCTGCAAGTTGCACTCAGGAATTTCAACAGCTGGAGACAAGAGAACCTCTTCCATCGTGTCAAGCATGATGTTGCCCACATGATCGTGGGACAGCATCCTAAGGAGGATACGGGGCAGGCATTTCTCAGCGGTGCCTGCTCCAGTGATTTTGCAGCAGCCGTGGAATCTTTCCACCACGAGGATGTCCTCCTGTTTGCAGCACTCATGGTCCACGAGCTTGGACACAACTTGGGTATTCGGCACGACCATTCGGCCTGCATTTGTAAAGACAGGCCCTTCTGCCTCATGCATGAAAACATCACTAAAGGAAGTGGCTTCAGCAACTGCAGCTCTGACTTCTTCCACCAGTTCCTCTGGGAACACAAGGGGGCCTGCCTGTTTAACAAGCCTGGGCACAAAGGCCGCTTACGGAGGGCTTCCCGCTGTGGCGACGGCATTGTAGAAGGACCTGAGCAGTGTGACTGTGGGTCTAAGTGTGAAATGCACCCATGCTGTGACACCAGATGTATGCTGAGAGAGCATGCAGAATGTAGTGATGGACTCTGCTGTGATAAATGTCGCCTGAGATTCAAGGGATTCATGTGCCGTGCTGCTTTGGGAGAGTGTGACCTCCCAGAGTATTGTAATGGTTCCTCGGGAGAATGTCCCAGAGACAGCTATAAGCTAGATGGCACAGTGTGTGATAGAATTCACTACTGTGCTGGAGGTCGGTGTAAGAACCCTGACAATCAATGCATGGAAATCTACGGGTTCCCTGCAAGGTCCGCCCCAGAAAACTGTTACGTTTCAATGAACACAAGAGGGGACCGGTTTGGAAACTGTGGTACCAGCAGCTCACCGAGGTTAACATATCTGAAGTGTGCAGGTGATAACATATTTTGTGGGAAACTTATATGTACAAATGTTAGAGAGGTGCCACAAATCAAACCCAATCATACACTGATCCAGGTCGCTCACAACGATGGCTGGTGCTGGAGCATGGATGCCTATGACACTGCTGATATCCCTGATGATGGAGATGCACACACTGGCACTCTCTGTGCCCCACACAAAGTCTGCATGAATCACTTGTGTACTGATCACACCTCACTTGGGTACAGCTGTGAGACAACAGAATTGTGTAACGGGAAAGGAGTTTGCAACAATTTTAGGCACTGCCATTGTGAGGAAGGCTATGCGCCCCCTGACTGCAAAGATCCAGGAGACGGTGGTAGTGTGGACAGTGGTCCTCCTAGCACATCAATTCAACTTTCAAGTGAAGGGCAAAGTCAAAAACCTAAGAAACGTAGTGATGACATTCCAGGTCTTGGCAACCTTCTTTTCATACTCCCTTCCATACTTTTAGTACTTTTGATAATTGTTATGTTATTTATTAGCCTCAGGACTGGAATTGAGTCAGTACCGACCCCAGGGGTTTCCTCAGAGGAGAGTTCAGAGGAAAGCAGTAGTGAGGTATTCATAATGGAGTTACTCCCA CAGGGCCTCTCACCAGAGGCACCGCCGCCTGAGGGACCTCCTCCGGATGCCCCTCGGGAGGAGGCCCCCCTACCAACAGGACCTCTACCAGAGAAACCCCCACAGGAGGCACCCCCACAGGAAGCACCCCCAGAGGCGGCGCCCCCACCGGAGGCACCCCCAGCGGCGGCGCCCCCACCGGAGGCACCCCCAGCGGCGGCGCCCCCACCGGAGGCACCCCCAGCGGCGGCGCCCCCACCGGAGGCACCCCCACCGGCGGCGCCCCCACCGGAGGCACCCCCACCGGCGGCGCCCCCACCGGAGGCACCCCCACCGGCGGCGCCCCCACCGGAGGCACCCCCACCGGCGGCGCCCCCACCGGAGGCACCCCCACCGGCGGCGCCCCCACCGGAGGCCCCACCACCAGGACAGCCAGCATCATAA
- the LOC138422730 gene encoding disintegrin and metalloproteinase domain-containing protein 1a-like: protein MSVAASVRDSASILPSLWKRQVAMSEAIRALQTWAPHTKGLKLAPVPGLSCARLGILLFLVLISLPSLYGDLGSLHHSSYEIVIPKSLTVEGREDQVEKLSYVLFMQGQRQLIHLTVKRDYFVDNFPVFSYHNGILGQEMPPVSQDCHYEGYIEGVPGSFVSVNTCSGLRGLLIKEEKSYGIEPVHSSKRFEHVLYAMAHEARVSCGVTSKDSQVASTSRRPESGKPHSWQVPSDLWSHIKYVEMVVVVNNQRFQLWGSDVKQTVQRVMDIIALANSFTRGINTEVVLAGMEIWTEGDLTEVPVDLQVALRNFNSWRQENLFHRVKHDVAHMIVGQHPKEDTGQAFLSGACSSDFAAAVESFHHEDVLLFAALMVHELGHNLGIRHDHSACICKDRPFCLMHENITKESGFSNCSSDFFHQFLWEHKGACLFNKPGHKGRLRRASRCGNGIVEEDEQCDCGTVCGLDQCCDDTCRLKSTALCNPGPCCNATCQYERTGRSCRPASGECDLPEFCLGTSGECPPDTYKQDGSVCMGGYYCVKGVCMSSDAQCSEIFGFPAKAASEECFRSFNGKGNRFGNCGTPIEGDSSYIKCENDAVFCGKMICTNVQELPETEVNYTLLQTHYKNDFCWSMDKYSVTDVPDSGDAKMGIICAPGKVCIDFTCSDVSVLGYDCDVKVQCNQKGVCNNNKNCHCDDGFSPPDCKNPGPGGSVDSGFPGPDSEGGGQGSTTSDEDGAKHVLGTIIPLVAILCMLLLLLIICCICVFHKADKGAAAKPKEEPAVPEAKPPEEKPPEEEAEEEEEEEEEEKEEEEEEESEP from the coding sequence ATGTCAGTGGCAGCGTCTGTGAGAGACTCTGCCTCTATACTGCCTTCTCTGTGGAAAAGGCAAGTGGCTATGTCTGAGGCTATCAGAGCGCTTCAAACTTGGGCTCCTCACACGAAGGGCTTGAAGCTGGCCCCGGTGCCAGGACTTTCATGTGCCAGGTTGGGGATCCTGTTGTTCTTGGTACTGATTTCTCTGCCAAGCCTGTACGGTGACCTGGGCTCACTACATCACTCTTCCTATGAAATAGTCATTCCCAAGAGTCTGACagtggaaggaagggaagacCAAGTGGAAAAGCTCTCCTACGTGCTATTTATGCAGGGCCAGAGGCAGCTGATTCACCTGACGGTGAAGAGAGACTATTTTGTGGATAACTTCCCGGTCTTCAGCTACCACAATGGCATCCTGGGGCAAGAAATGCCTCCCGTCTCACAGGACTGTCACTATGAAGGCTACATAGAAGGAGTCCCAGGTTCTTTTGTTTCTGTCAACACCTGTTCAGGCCTCAGGGGCCTCCTGATTAAGGAGGAAAAATCCTATGGCATTGAGCCCGTGCACTCTTCCAAACGGTTTGAACACGTGTTGTACGCCATGGCCCACGAAGCTCGCGTCTCCTGTGGCGTCACGTCCAAAGACAGCCAAGTGGCGTCCACCAGCCGGCGACCGGAGAGCGGCAAGCCTCACAGCTGGCAGGTGCCATCCGACTTGTGGTCACATATCAAGTACGTGGAGATGGTTGTCGTGGTCAACAACCAGCGGTTCCAATTGTGGGGCAGTGACGTCAAGCAGACAGTCCAGAGAGTAATGGACATCATCGCTCTGGCCAACAGCTTCACAAGGGGAATAAACACAGAGGTGGTGCTGGCTGGAATGGAGATTTGGACTGAGGGGGACCTCACAGAGGTCCCCGTGGACCTGCAAGTTGCACTCAGGAATTTCAACAGCTGGAGACAAGAGAACCTCTTCCATCGTGTCAAGCATGATGTTGCCCACATGATCGTGGGACAGCATCCTAAGGAGGATACGGGGCAGGCATTTCTCAGCGGTGCCTGCTCCAGTGATTTTGCAGCAGCCGTGGAATCTTTCCACCACGAGGATGTCCTCCTGTTTGCAGCACTCATGGTCCACGAGCTTGGACACAACTTGGGTATTCGGCACGACCATTCGGCCTGCATTTGTAAAGACAGGCCCTTCTGCCTCATGCATGAAAACATCACTAAAGAAAGTGGCTTCAGCAACTGCAGCTCTGACTTCTTCCACCAGTTCCTCTGGGAACACAAGGGGGCCTGCCTGTTTAACAAGCCTGGGCACAAAGGCCGCTTACGGAGGGCTTCCCGCTGTGGCAATGGCATTGTAGAAGAAGATGAGCAGTGTGACTGTGGTACTGTTTGTGGCCTTGACCAATGTTGTGATGACACATGTAGACTGAAGTCGACTGCATTGTGTAATCCTGGACCCTGCTGTAATGCTACATGCCAGTATGAACGAACTGGACGTAGCTGCCGTCCTGCTTCAGGAGAATGTGACCTTCCAGAATTTTGTCTTGGTACCTCTGGGGAGTGTCCCCCGGACACCTACAAGCAAGATGGTTCAGTATGTATGGGTGGTTACTATTGTGTTAAGGGCGTATGCATGTCTTCTGATGCTCAGTGTTCTGAAATTTTTGGGTTTCCTGCAAAAGCTGCCTCAGAAGAATGTTTTCGGTCATTTAATGGTAAAGGGAACAGATTTGGAAACTGTGGTACTCCCATTGAGGGTGACTCATCATATATTAAATGTGAAAACGATGCTGTATTTTGTGGGAAAATGATATGTACAAATGTTCAAGAGTTACCAGAGACCGAAGTCAATTATACATTGTTGCAGACTCATTATAAAAATGACTTCTGCTGGTCCATGGATAAGTATAGTGTTACGGATGTCCCTGATTCTggagatgcaaagatgggcattaTTTGTGCCCCAGGGAAAGTCTGCATAGACTTCACCTGCTCAGATGTCAGTGTTCTTGGGTACGATTGTGATGTAAAGGTACAGTGTAACCAGAAAGGAGTTTGCAACAATAACAAGAACTGCCATTGTGATGATGGTTTTTCCCCTCCTGACTGCAAAAACCCAGGACCTGGTGGTAGCGTGGacagtggcttccctggtccCGACTCAGAGGGAGGTGGACAAGGAAGTACTACCTCTGACGAAGACGGTGCCAAACATGTCTTAGGCACAATAATCCCATTAGTTGCAATACTTTGTATGTTGTTATTACTACTTATAATTTGTTGTATCTGCGTGTTTCACAAAGCGGACAAAGGAGCAGCTGCTAAACCAAAAGAGGAACCAGCTGTCCCAGAAGCGAAGCCTCCGGAAGAGAAGCCTCCAGAAGAGGaggctgaggaggaagaggaggaagaggaggaagaaaaggaagaggaggaagaggaagaatcaGAGCCATAA